A single region of the Oleispira antarctica RB-8 genome encodes:
- a CDS encoding Putative anti-sigma factor antagonist, giving the protein MNAATMNATLTAITPQKAKLSGRLDRLTAKVLLQQGRRLIAESGSQWQVDLAEVNHSSSVGIALLLDWQRYSLDKKVTIEFLNVPQKMQDVIEFSGLKDIFKLN; this is encoded by the coding sequence ATGAATGCAGCAACAATGAATGCAACATTGACTGCTATTACCCCTCAAAAAGCTAAGTTATCCGGTCGCCTTGATCGGTTAACGGCCAAGGTACTGTTACAACAGGGGCGTCGCCTTATTGCCGAATCAGGATCACAATGGCAAGTGGATTTGGCTGAAGTGAATCACTCAAGCAGCGTTGGTATTGCTCTGCTGCTTGATTGGCAGCGTTACAGTTTGGATAAAAAAGTAACGATTGAGTTTCTTAATGTGCCACAAAAAATGCAGGATGTTATTGAATTTAGTGGTCTCAAGGACATTTTTAAGCTGAATTAA
- a CDS encoding transcriptional regulator (BolA family), whose amino-acid sequence MSSADIRILLEKEFPESEITIEEGYHNEIQVVSSAFEGMSAVKRQQMVYKPLTELITGGTVHAVKISALTPAEKK is encoded by the coding sequence ATGTCTTCAGCTGATATCCGAATATTGTTAGAAAAAGAATTTCCAGAAAGTGAAATCACCATCGAAGAAGGCTACCACAACGAAATTCAAGTTGTGAGCTCAGCCTTTGAAGGTATGTCGGCCGTAAAACGACAGCAAATGGTTTATAAACCATTGACCGAACTTATTACTGGTGGGACTGTGCATGCTGTGAAAATTAGCGCATTGACTCCTGCTGAAAAAAAATAG
- the murA gene encoding UDP-N-acetylglucosamine 1-carboxyvinyltransferase → MDKLLIEGGAVIDGEIRISGAKNSALPIIAATLLANGVMRVGNLPHLHDITTMIELLGCMGVSVVINEDMSVETDCSTMTSRIAPYELVRTMRASILVLGPLLARYGEAVVSLPGGCAIGSRPVDLHLRGMEALGATVEVIDGYVHARSDGRLKGAHINLEMVTVTGTENILMAAVLAEGTTVIENAAREPEVVDLINCLNAMGAKVTGGGTSTLTIEGVEQLNGCSFDVLPDRIETGTYLVAAAVTGGKIKVKDTDPKLMEAVLAKLEEAGAKIECGDDWISLDMEGRRPKAVNVRTAPHPEFPTDMQAQFMVMNCIAEGTGTVEETVFENRFMHVDELVRMGANIHVEGNVATVTGKEILSSAQVMATDLRASASLVIAALVATGDTIVDRIYHIDRGYECIEEKLQILGVKIRRIPGK, encoded by the coding sequence ATGGATAAATTATTAATTGAAGGTGGCGCTGTCATTGACGGTGAAATTCGCATTTCAGGCGCGAAAAACTCAGCGCTTCCTATTATTGCAGCCACGTTATTAGCGAACGGTGTTATGCGTGTTGGCAACTTGCCACACTTGCACGATATCACCACCATGATCGAGCTATTAGGCTGCATGGGTGTATCGGTTGTTATCAACGAAGATATGAGTGTTGAAACAGATTGCTCAACCATGACCAGCCGTATTGCTCCTTATGAGTTAGTGCGTACCATGCGTGCTTCTATTCTTGTATTGGGCCCATTGTTGGCGCGTTACGGTGAAGCTGTTGTTTCATTGCCTGGCGGTTGTGCGATTGGTAGTCGTCCAGTTGATCTGCACTTACGCGGTATGGAAGCATTAGGTGCAACCGTAGAAGTTATCGACGGTTATGTGCATGCTCGTTCTGATGGTCGTTTAAAAGGCGCCCACATCAATTTAGAAATGGTCACCGTTACCGGTACTGAAAATATATTGATGGCTGCTGTATTAGCCGAAGGCACCACTGTTATTGAAAATGCGGCACGTGAACCTGAAGTCGTCGACCTTATTAATTGCCTAAATGCCATGGGCGCTAAGGTAACAGGTGGTGGCACGAGTACATTAACCATCGAAGGGGTTGAGCAGTTAAATGGTTGCTCTTTTGATGTACTTCCCGACCGTATTGAAACAGGCACCTACTTGGTAGCTGCTGCAGTGACTGGCGGTAAAATAAAAGTTAAAGATACCGATCCAAAATTAATGGAAGCCGTACTCGCAAAGCTTGAAGAAGCCGGTGCAAAAATTGAGTGCGGTGACGATTGGATCTCTCTCGATATGGAAGGTCGTCGTCCGAAAGCTGTTAATGTTCGCACAGCGCCACACCCAGAATTCCCAACCGACATGCAAGCTCAATTCATGGTTATGAATTGCATTGCCGAAGGTACGGGCACGGTAGAAGAAACCGTATTCGAAAATCGTTTTATGCACGTTGATGAATTAGTCCGCATGGGCGCAAATATTCATGTTGAAGGTAATGTTGCGACCGTTACGGGCAAAGAAATCTTAAGCTCAGCGCAGGTTATGGCAACCGATTTACGCGCCTCAGCCTCATTGGTTATCGCCGCATTAGTTGCGACGGGTGATACCATTGTTGATCGTATTTATCACATTGACCGTGGTTACGAATGTATTGAAGAAAAGCTACAAATCTTAGGTGTTAAGATTCGTCGCATACCAGGAAAATAA